In Platichthys flesus chromosome 20, fPlaFle2.1, whole genome shotgun sequence, a single genomic region encodes these proteins:
- the atp6v0a1b gene encoding V-type proton ATPase 116 kDa subunit a isoform X1 gives MGELFRSEEMTLAQLFLQSEAAYCCVSELGELGMVQFRDLNPDVNVFQRKFVNEVRRCEEMDRKLRFVEKEIKKALIATVNTGENPEVPFPRDMIDLEATFEKLENELKEINTNQEALKKNFLELTELKHILRRTQQFFDEMEDPNLLEESSSLMEANEGGRGAPLRLGFVAGVISRERIPTFERMLWRVCRGNVFLRKAEIEDPLEDPATGDQVHKSVFIIFFQGDQLKNRVKKICEGFRASLYPCPETPQERKEMLAGVNSRIDDLQMVLNQTEDHRQRVLQAASKTMRVWFIKVRKMKAIYHTLNLCNIDVTQKCLIAEVWCPVSDLDSIQFALRRGTERSGSTVPSILNRMQTKQTPPTFNKTNKFTSGFQNIVDAYGIGNYREINPAPYTIITFPFLFAVMFGDMGHGLLMTCAALYLVIRESRLVAQKCDNEIFNMVFAGRYIILLMGLFSIYTGLIYNDCFSKSLNMFGSGWSVRPMFSPKGANWTFATLDGNSVLQLDPVVPGVFNGPYPLGIDPIWNLATNKLTFLNSFKMKMSVILGVIHMLFGVSLSLFNHLYFKKPLNIFLGFIPEIVFMFSLFGYLALLVFYKWTAYDAFTSKDAPSLLIHFINMCLFNYNDPTNKPLYRGQMGIQILLVLIALACVPCMLIVKTMVLRRQHLRKMQLSQKREETPAENLEQSLEQTGVSSSCTGLTQQGTQKFGGVRVGNGPTEDEAGIMDHDHLSQHSEDGEEQSEEEPFDFGDVAVIQAIHTIEYCLGCISNTASYLRLWALSLAHAQLSEVLWTMVMHLGLSSRSGGGFFGLSIIFSAFATLTVAILLVMEGLSAFLHALRLHWVEFQNKFYCGQGYKFFPFSFDSILEGRFDE, from the exons ATGGGGGAACTGTTCAGGAGCGAGGAGATGACCCTGGCCCAGCTCTTTTTGCAGTCAGAGGCCGCCTACTGCTGTGTCAGTGAGCTGGGAGAACTTGGCATGGTCCAGTTTAGAGAT CTGAACCCAGATGTAAACGTGTTCCAGCGCAAGTTTGTGAAtgaagtgaggaggtgtgaggagatGGACAGGAAACTGA GGTTTGTGGAGAAGGAGATCAAGAAGGCCCTCATCGCGACTGTGAACACTGGAGAAAACCCAGAGGTTCCTTTTCCCAGGGACATGATCGATCTGGAG GCCACCTTCGAGAAGCTGGAGAATGAACTGAAGGAGATCAACACCAACCAGGAAGCCCTGAAGAAGAACTTCCTGGAGCTGACAGAGCTCAAACACATCCTTCGTCGAACACAGCAGTTCTTTGATGag ATGGAGGATCCCAACCTGCTGGAGGAGTCATCATCACTGATGGAGGCCAATGAGGGGGGTCGCGGGGCCCCTCTCAGACTGGG GTTTGTGGCTGGAGTGATCAGCAGGGAGAGGATTCCCACCTTTGAGAGGATGCTGTGGAGGGTGTGTcgtggaaatgtttttttaaggaaGGCAGAGATCGAGGACCCCTTGGAGGACCCAGCCACG GGAGACCAAGTCCACAAATCAGTGTTCATCATCTTTTTCCAAGGTGACCAACTGAAGAACAGGGTGAAGAAAATCTGTGAGGG GTTCCGTGCCTCCCTCTACCCTTGTCCCGAGACCCcacaggagaggaaggagatgcTGGCTGGAGTCAATAGCCGAATTGATGACCTCCAGATG GTGCTGAACCAAACAGAGGACCACCGTCAGCGAGTGCTGCAGGCCGCCTCAAAGACCATGCGGGTGTGGTTCATCAaggtgaggaagatgaaggcCATCTACCATACCCTCAACCTCTGTAACATCGACGTCACCCAGAAGTGTCTGATCGCTGAGGTGTGGTGTCCCGTGTCAGACCTTGACTCCATCCAGTTTGCTCTGCGTAGAGGGACG GAGAGGAGTGGCTCCACAGTGCCATCCATCCTCAACCGGATGCAGACCAAGCAGACTCCACCTACATTCAACAAGACCAACAAGTTCACATCAGGCTTCCAGAACATCGTTGATGCCTATGGCATCGGGAACTACCGGGAGATCAATCCAG CTCCGTATACCATCATTACCTTTCCTTTCCTGTTTGCGGTGATGTTCGGTGACATGGGTCACGGTTTGCTAATGACCTGTGCTGCCCTCTACCTGGTCATCCGAGAGAGTCGCCTCGTCGCCCAGAAGTGTGACAATGAG aTTTTCAACATGGTGTTTGCGGGTCGCTACATCATCCTCCTGATGGGGCTCTTCTCCATCTACACCGGCCTCATTTACAACGACTGCTTCTCCAAGTCACTGAATATGTTTGGCTCTGGATGGAGCGTCAGGCCCATGTTTAGCCCCAAAGGAGCTAACTGGAC ATTTGCGACCCTGGATGGAAATTCTGTTCTACAGTTAGACCCTGTTGTTCCTGGTGTGTTCAACGGGCCCTATCCCCTTGGAATCGACCCG ATCTGGAATCTTGCCACCAACAAGCTGACATTCCTCaactctttcaaaatgaagatGTCTGTGATCCTGGGTGTCATCCACATGCTGTTTGGAGTGTCTCTCAGTCTCTTCAACCACCT GTACTTCAAGAAGCCACTGAACATCTTTCTAGGCTTCATCCCAGAGATCGTCTTCATGTTCAGCCTGTTTGGATACCTTGCCCTGTTGGTCTTCTACAAGTGGACGGCATATGACGCCTTTACTTCCAAGGATGCTCCCAGCCTGCTCATCCACTTCATCAACATGTGTCTCTTTAACTACAATGACCCTACCAACAAGCCCCTGTACAGGGGACAG ATGGGGATCCAGATTTTGTTGGTGCTGATTGCCCTTGCATGTGTACCCTGTATGCTGATTGTGAAAACAATGGTGCTTCGGCGTCAGCACCTGAGGAAAATGCAACTG TCGCAGAAGAGGGAAGAAACCCCTGCAGAGAATCTAGAGCAGTCTTTAGAGCAAACAGGCGTGTCCTCATCATGCACCGGGCTCACCCAACAGGGCACACAGAAGTTCGGAGGTGTCCGGGTGGGTAACGGGCCTACGGAGGATGAGGCTGGCATCATGGATCACGACCACCTCTCCCAGCACTCAGAGGACGGAGAAGAG CAATCAGAGGAGGAGCCG TTTGATTTTGGAGATGTTGCAGTCATCCAGGCTATCCATACCATAGAATACTGTCTGGGCTGCATCTCCAACACGGCTTCCTACCTGCGCCTCTGGGCCCTCAGCCTGGCTCATGCAC agctgtCGGAGGTGCTCTGGACCATGGTCATGCACCTGGGTCTGTCGTCCCGGAGCGGGGGCGGGTTCTTTGGTCTGTCAATTATCTTCTCGGCCTTTGCCACTCTCACTGTCGCCATCCTGCTTGTCATGGAGGGGCTGTCAGCCTTCCTGCACGCCCTGCGTCTGCACTG ggTGGAGTTCCAGAACAAGTTCTACTGCGGCCAGGGCTACAAGTTTTTCCCCTTCTCATTCGACAGCATCTTGGAGGGGCGATTTGACGAGTGA
- the atp6v0a1b gene encoding V-type proton ATPase 116 kDa subunit a isoform X3: MGELFRSEEMTLAQLFLQSEAAYCCVSELGELGMVQFRDLNPDVNVFQRKFVNEVRRCEEMDRKLRFVEKEIKKALIATVNTGENPEVPFPRDMIDLEATFEKLENELKEINTNQEALKKNFLELTELKHILRRTQQFFDEMEDPNLLEESSSLMEANEGGRGAPLRLGFVAGVISRERIPTFERMLWRVCRGNVFLRKAEIEDPLEDPATGDQVHKSVFIIFFQGDQLKNRVKKICEGFRASLYPCPETPQERKEMLAGVNSRIDDLQMVLNQTEDHRQRVLQAASKTMRVWFIKVRKMKAIYHTLNLCNIDVTQKCLIAEVWCPVSDLDSIQFALRRGTERSGSTVPSILNRMQTKQTPPTFNKTNKFTSGFQNIVDAYGIGNYREINPAPYTIITFPFLFAVMFGDMGHGLLMTCAALYLVIRESRLVAQKCDNEIFNMVFAGRYIILLMGLFSIYTGLIYNDCFSKSLNMFGSGWSVRPMFSPKGANWTFATLDGNSVLQLDPVVPGVFNGPYPLGIDPIWNLATNKLTFLNSFKMKMSVILGVIHMLFGVSLSLFNHLYFKKPLNIFLGFIPEIVFMFSLFGYLALLVFYKWTAYDAFTSKDAPSLLIHFINMCLFNYNDPTNKPLYRGQMGIQILLVLIALACVPCMLIVKTMVLRRQHLRKMQLGTQKFGGVRVGNGPTEDEAGIMDHDHLSQHSEDGEEQSEEEPFDFGDVAVIQAIHTIEYCLGCISNTASYLRLWALSLAHAQLSEVLWTMVMHLGLSSRSGGGFFGLSIIFSAFATLTVAILLVMEGLSAFLHALRLHWVEFQNKFYCGQGYKFFPFSFDSILEGRFDE, from the exons ATGGGGGAACTGTTCAGGAGCGAGGAGATGACCCTGGCCCAGCTCTTTTTGCAGTCAGAGGCCGCCTACTGCTGTGTCAGTGAGCTGGGAGAACTTGGCATGGTCCAGTTTAGAGAT CTGAACCCAGATGTAAACGTGTTCCAGCGCAAGTTTGTGAAtgaagtgaggaggtgtgaggagatGGACAGGAAACTGA GGTTTGTGGAGAAGGAGATCAAGAAGGCCCTCATCGCGACTGTGAACACTGGAGAAAACCCAGAGGTTCCTTTTCCCAGGGACATGATCGATCTGGAG GCCACCTTCGAGAAGCTGGAGAATGAACTGAAGGAGATCAACACCAACCAGGAAGCCCTGAAGAAGAACTTCCTGGAGCTGACAGAGCTCAAACACATCCTTCGTCGAACACAGCAGTTCTTTGATGag ATGGAGGATCCCAACCTGCTGGAGGAGTCATCATCACTGATGGAGGCCAATGAGGGGGGTCGCGGGGCCCCTCTCAGACTGGG GTTTGTGGCTGGAGTGATCAGCAGGGAGAGGATTCCCACCTTTGAGAGGATGCTGTGGAGGGTGTGTcgtggaaatgtttttttaaggaaGGCAGAGATCGAGGACCCCTTGGAGGACCCAGCCACG GGAGACCAAGTCCACAAATCAGTGTTCATCATCTTTTTCCAAGGTGACCAACTGAAGAACAGGGTGAAGAAAATCTGTGAGGG GTTCCGTGCCTCCCTCTACCCTTGTCCCGAGACCCcacaggagaggaaggagatgcTGGCTGGAGTCAATAGCCGAATTGATGACCTCCAGATG GTGCTGAACCAAACAGAGGACCACCGTCAGCGAGTGCTGCAGGCCGCCTCAAAGACCATGCGGGTGTGGTTCATCAaggtgaggaagatgaaggcCATCTACCATACCCTCAACCTCTGTAACATCGACGTCACCCAGAAGTGTCTGATCGCTGAGGTGTGGTGTCCCGTGTCAGACCTTGACTCCATCCAGTTTGCTCTGCGTAGAGGGACG GAGAGGAGTGGCTCCACAGTGCCATCCATCCTCAACCGGATGCAGACCAAGCAGACTCCACCTACATTCAACAAGACCAACAAGTTCACATCAGGCTTCCAGAACATCGTTGATGCCTATGGCATCGGGAACTACCGGGAGATCAATCCAG CTCCGTATACCATCATTACCTTTCCTTTCCTGTTTGCGGTGATGTTCGGTGACATGGGTCACGGTTTGCTAATGACCTGTGCTGCCCTCTACCTGGTCATCCGAGAGAGTCGCCTCGTCGCCCAGAAGTGTGACAATGAG aTTTTCAACATGGTGTTTGCGGGTCGCTACATCATCCTCCTGATGGGGCTCTTCTCCATCTACACCGGCCTCATTTACAACGACTGCTTCTCCAAGTCACTGAATATGTTTGGCTCTGGATGGAGCGTCAGGCCCATGTTTAGCCCCAAAGGAGCTAACTGGAC ATTTGCGACCCTGGATGGAAATTCTGTTCTACAGTTAGACCCTGTTGTTCCTGGTGTGTTCAACGGGCCCTATCCCCTTGGAATCGACCCG ATCTGGAATCTTGCCACCAACAAGCTGACATTCCTCaactctttcaaaatgaagatGTCTGTGATCCTGGGTGTCATCCACATGCTGTTTGGAGTGTCTCTCAGTCTCTTCAACCACCT GTACTTCAAGAAGCCACTGAACATCTTTCTAGGCTTCATCCCAGAGATCGTCTTCATGTTCAGCCTGTTTGGATACCTTGCCCTGTTGGTCTTCTACAAGTGGACGGCATATGACGCCTTTACTTCCAAGGATGCTCCCAGCCTGCTCATCCACTTCATCAACATGTGTCTCTTTAACTACAATGACCCTACCAACAAGCCCCTGTACAGGGGACAG ATGGGGATCCAGATTTTGTTGGTGCTGATTGCCCTTGCATGTGTACCCTGTATGCTGATTGTGAAAACAATGGTGCTTCGGCGTCAGCACCTGAGGAAAATGCAACTG GGCACACAGAAGTTCGGAGGTGTCCGGGTGGGTAACGGGCCTACGGAGGATGAGGCTGGCATCATGGATCACGACCACCTCTCCCAGCACTCAGAGGACGGAGAAGAG CAATCAGAGGAGGAGCCG TTTGATTTTGGAGATGTTGCAGTCATCCAGGCTATCCATACCATAGAATACTGTCTGGGCTGCATCTCCAACACGGCTTCCTACCTGCGCCTCTGGGCCCTCAGCCTGGCTCATGCAC agctgtCGGAGGTGCTCTGGACCATGGTCATGCACCTGGGTCTGTCGTCCCGGAGCGGGGGCGGGTTCTTTGGTCTGTCAATTATCTTCTCGGCCTTTGCCACTCTCACTGTCGCCATCCTGCTTGTCATGGAGGGGCTGTCAGCCTTCCTGCACGCCCTGCGTCTGCACTG ggTGGAGTTCCAGAACAAGTTCTACTGCGGCCAGGGCTACAAGTTTTTCCCCTTCTCATTCGACAGCATCTTGGAGGGGCGATTTGACGAGTGA
- the atp6v0a1b gene encoding V-type proton ATPase 116 kDa subunit a isoform X2, translated as MGELFRSEEMTLAQLFLQSEAAYCCVSELGELGMVQFRDLNPDVNVFQRKFVNEVRRCEEMDRKLRFVEKEIKKALIATVNTGENPEVPFPRDMIDLEATFEKLENELKEINTNQEALKKNFLELTELKHILRRTQQFFDEMEDPNLLEESSSLMEANEGGRGAPLRLGFVAGVISRERIPTFERMLWRVCRGNVFLRKAEIEDPLEDPATGDQVHKSVFIIFFQGDQLKNRVKKICEGFRASLYPCPETPQERKEMLAGVNSRIDDLQMVLNQTEDHRQRVLQAASKTMRVWFIKVRKMKAIYHTLNLCNIDVTQKCLIAEVWCPVSDLDSIQFALRRGTERSGSTVPSILNRMQTKQTPPTFNKTNKFTSGFQNIVDAYGIGNYREINPAPYTIITFPFLFAVMFGDMGHGLLMTCAALYLVIRESRLVAQKCDNEIFNMVFAGRYIILLMGLFSIYTGLIYNDCFSKSLNMFGSGWSVRPMFSPKGANWTFATLDGNSVLQLDPVVPGVFNGPYPLGIDPIWNLATNKLTFLNSFKMKMSVILGVIHMLFGVSLSLFNHLYFKKPLNIFLGFIPEIVFMFSLFGYLALLVFYKWTAYDAFTSKDAPSLLIHFINMCLFNYNDPTNKPLYRGQMGIQILLVLIALACVPCMLIVKTMVLRRQHLRKMQLSQKREETPAENLEQSLEQTGVSSSCTGLTQQGTQKFGGVRVGNGPTEDEAGIMDHDHLSQHSEDGEEFDFGDVAVIQAIHTIEYCLGCISNTASYLRLWALSLAHAQLSEVLWTMVMHLGLSSRSGGGFFGLSIIFSAFATLTVAILLVMEGLSAFLHALRLHWVEFQNKFYCGQGYKFFPFSFDSILEGRFDE; from the exons ATGGGGGAACTGTTCAGGAGCGAGGAGATGACCCTGGCCCAGCTCTTTTTGCAGTCAGAGGCCGCCTACTGCTGTGTCAGTGAGCTGGGAGAACTTGGCATGGTCCAGTTTAGAGAT CTGAACCCAGATGTAAACGTGTTCCAGCGCAAGTTTGTGAAtgaagtgaggaggtgtgaggagatGGACAGGAAACTGA GGTTTGTGGAGAAGGAGATCAAGAAGGCCCTCATCGCGACTGTGAACACTGGAGAAAACCCAGAGGTTCCTTTTCCCAGGGACATGATCGATCTGGAG GCCACCTTCGAGAAGCTGGAGAATGAACTGAAGGAGATCAACACCAACCAGGAAGCCCTGAAGAAGAACTTCCTGGAGCTGACAGAGCTCAAACACATCCTTCGTCGAACACAGCAGTTCTTTGATGag ATGGAGGATCCCAACCTGCTGGAGGAGTCATCATCACTGATGGAGGCCAATGAGGGGGGTCGCGGGGCCCCTCTCAGACTGGG GTTTGTGGCTGGAGTGATCAGCAGGGAGAGGATTCCCACCTTTGAGAGGATGCTGTGGAGGGTGTGTcgtggaaatgtttttttaaggaaGGCAGAGATCGAGGACCCCTTGGAGGACCCAGCCACG GGAGACCAAGTCCACAAATCAGTGTTCATCATCTTTTTCCAAGGTGACCAACTGAAGAACAGGGTGAAGAAAATCTGTGAGGG GTTCCGTGCCTCCCTCTACCCTTGTCCCGAGACCCcacaggagaggaaggagatgcTGGCTGGAGTCAATAGCCGAATTGATGACCTCCAGATG GTGCTGAACCAAACAGAGGACCACCGTCAGCGAGTGCTGCAGGCCGCCTCAAAGACCATGCGGGTGTGGTTCATCAaggtgaggaagatgaaggcCATCTACCATACCCTCAACCTCTGTAACATCGACGTCACCCAGAAGTGTCTGATCGCTGAGGTGTGGTGTCCCGTGTCAGACCTTGACTCCATCCAGTTTGCTCTGCGTAGAGGGACG GAGAGGAGTGGCTCCACAGTGCCATCCATCCTCAACCGGATGCAGACCAAGCAGACTCCACCTACATTCAACAAGACCAACAAGTTCACATCAGGCTTCCAGAACATCGTTGATGCCTATGGCATCGGGAACTACCGGGAGATCAATCCAG CTCCGTATACCATCATTACCTTTCCTTTCCTGTTTGCGGTGATGTTCGGTGACATGGGTCACGGTTTGCTAATGACCTGTGCTGCCCTCTACCTGGTCATCCGAGAGAGTCGCCTCGTCGCCCAGAAGTGTGACAATGAG aTTTTCAACATGGTGTTTGCGGGTCGCTACATCATCCTCCTGATGGGGCTCTTCTCCATCTACACCGGCCTCATTTACAACGACTGCTTCTCCAAGTCACTGAATATGTTTGGCTCTGGATGGAGCGTCAGGCCCATGTTTAGCCCCAAAGGAGCTAACTGGAC ATTTGCGACCCTGGATGGAAATTCTGTTCTACAGTTAGACCCTGTTGTTCCTGGTGTGTTCAACGGGCCCTATCCCCTTGGAATCGACCCG ATCTGGAATCTTGCCACCAACAAGCTGACATTCCTCaactctttcaaaatgaagatGTCTGTGATCCTGGGTGTCATCCACATGCTGTTTGGAGTGTCTCTCAGTCTCTTCAACCACCT GTACTTCAAGAAGCCACTGAACATCTTTCTAGGCTTCATCCCAGAGATCGTCTTCATGTTCAGCCTGTTTGGATACCTTGCCCTGTTGGTCTTCTACAAGTGGACGGCATATGACGCCTTTACTTCCAAGGATGCTCCCAGCCTGCTCATCCACTTCATCAACATGTGTCTCTTTAACTACAATGACCCTACCAACAAGCCCCTGTACAGGGGACAG ATGGGGATCCAGATTTTGTTGGTGCTGATTGCCCTTGCATGTGTACCCTGTATGCTGATTGTGAAAACAATGGTGCTTCGGCGTCAGCACCTGAGGAAAATGCAACTG TCGCAGAAGAGGGAAGAAACCCCTGCAGAGAATCTAGAGCAGTCTTTAGAGCAAACAGGCGTGTCCTCATCATGCACCGGGCTCACCCAACAGGGCACACAGAAGTTCGGAGGTGTCCGGGTGGGTAACGGGCCTACGGAGGATGAGGCTGGCATCATGGATCACGACCACCTCTCCCAGCACTCAGAGGACGGAGAAGAG TTTGATTTTGGAGATGTTGCAGTCATCCAGGCTATCCATACCATAGAATACTGTCTGGGCTGCATCTCCAACACGGCTTCCTACCTGCGCCTCTGGGCCCTCAGCCTGGCTCATGCAC agctgtCGGAGGTGCTCTGGACCATGGTCATGCACCTGGGTCTGTCGTCCCGGAGCGGGGGCGGGTTCTTTGGTCTGTCAATTATCTTCTCGGCCTTTGCCACTCTCACTGTCGCCATCCTGCTTGTCATGGAGGGGCTGTCAGCCTTCCTGCACGCCCTGCGTCTGCACTG ggTGGAGTTCCAGAACAAGTTCTACTGCGGCCAGGGCTACAAGTTTTTCCCCTTCTCATTCGACAGCATCTTGGAGGGGCGATTTGACGAGTGA
- the atp6v0a1b gene encoding V-type proton ATPase 116 kDa subunit a isoform X4 codes for MGELFRSEEMTLAQLFLQSEAAYCCVSELGELGMVQFRDLNPDVNVFQRKFVNEVRRCEEMDRKLRFVEKEIKKALIATVNTGENPEVPFPRDMIDLEATFEKLENELKEINTNQEALKKNFLELTELKHILRRTQQFFDEMEDPNLLEESSSLMEANEGGRGAPLRLGFVAGVISRERIPTFERMLWRVCRGNVFLRKAEIEDPLEDPATGDQVHKSVFIIFFQGDQLKNRVKKICEGFRASLYPCPETPQERKEMLAGVNSRIDDLQMVLNQTEDHRQRVLQAASKTMRVWFIKVRKMKAIYHTLNLCNIDVTQKCLIAEVWCPVSDLDSIQFALRRGTERSGSTVPSILNRMQTKQTPPTFNKTNKFTSGFQNIVDAYGIGNYREINPAPYTIITFPFLFAVMFGDMGHGLLMTCAALYLVIRESRLVAQKCDNEIFNMVFAGRYIILLMGLFSIYTGLIYNDCFSKSLNMFGSGWSVRPMFSPKGANWTFATLDGNSVLQLDPVVPGVFNGPYPLGIDPIWNLATNKLTFLNSFKMKMSVILGVIHMLFGVSLSLFNHLYFKKPLNIFLGFIPEIVFMFSLFGYLALLVFYKWTAYDAFTSKDAPSLLIHFINMCLFNYNDPTNKPLYRGQMGIQILLVLIALACVPCMLIVKTMVLRRQHLRKMQLGTQKFGGVRVGNGPTEDEAGIMDHDHLSQHSEDGEEFDFGDVAVIQAIHTIEYCLGCISNTASYLRLWALSLAHAQLSEVLWTMVMHLGLSSRSGGGFFGLSIIFSAFATLTVAILLVMEGLSAFLHALRLHWVEFQNKFYCGQGYKFFPFSFDSILEGRFDE; via the exons ATGGGGGAACTGTTCAGGAGCGAGGAGATGACCCTGGCCCAGCTCTTTTTGCAGTCAGAGGCCGCCTACTGCTGTGTCAGTGAGCTGGGAGAACTTGGCATGGTCCAGTTTAGAGAT CTGAACCCAGATGTAAACGTGTTCCAGCGCAAGTTTGTGAAtgaagtgaggaggtgtgaggagatGGACAGGAAACTGA GGTTTGTGGAGAAGGAGATCAAGAAGGCCCTCATCGCGACTGTGAACACTGGAGAAAACCCAGAGGTTCCTTTTCCCAGGGACATGATCGATCTGGAG GCCACCTTCGAGAAGCTGGAGAATGAACTGAAGGAGATCAACACCAACCAGGAAGCCCTGAAGAAGAACTTCCTGGAGCTGACAGAGCTCAAACACATCCTTCGTCGAACACAGCAGTTCTTTGATGag ATGGAGGATCCCAACCTGCTGGAGGAGTCATCATCACTGATGGAGGCCAATGAGGGGGGTCGCGGGGCCCCTCTCAGACTGGG GTTTGTGGCTGGAGTGATCAGCAGGGAGAGGATTCCCACCTTTGAGAGGATGCTGTGGAGGGTGTGTcgtggaaatgtttttttaaggaaGGCAGAGATCGAGGACCCCTTGGAGGACCCAGCCACG GGAGACCAAGTCCACAAATCAGTGTTCATCATCTTTTTCCAAGGTGACCAACTGAAGAACAGGGTGAAGAAAATCTGTGAGGG GTTCCGTGCCTCCCTCTACCCTTGTCCCGAGACCCcacaggagaggaaggagatgcTGGCTGGAGTCAATAGCCGAATTGATGACCTCCAGATG GTGCTGAACCAAACAGAGGACCACCGTCAGCGAGTGCTGCAGGCCGCCTCAAAGACCATGCGGGTGTGGTTCATCAaggtgaggaagatgaaggcCATCTACCATACCCTCAACCTCTGTAACATCGACGTCACCCAGAAGTGTCTGATCGCTGAGGTGTGGTGTCCCGTGTCAGACCTTGACTCCATCCAGTTTGCTCTGCGTAGAGGGACG GAGAGGAGTGGCTCCACAGTGCCATCCATCCTCAACCGGATGCAGACCAAGCAGACTCCACCTACATTCAACAAGACCAACAAGTTCACATCAGGCTTCCAGAACATCGTTGATGCCTATGGCATCGGGAACTACCGGGAGATCAATCCAG CTCCGTATACCATCATTACCTTTCCTTTCCTGTTTGCGGTGATGTTCGGTGACATGGGTCACGGTTTGCTAATGACCTGTGCTGCCCTCTACCTGGTCATCCGAGAGAGTCGCCTCGTCGCCCAGAAGTGTGACAATGAG aTTTTCAACATGGTGTTTGCGGGTCGCTACATCATCCTCCTGATGGGGCTCTTCTCCATCTACACCGGCCTCATTTACAACGACTGCTTCTCCAAGTCACTGAATATGTTTGGCTCTGGATGGAGCGTCAGGCCCATGTTTAGCCCCAAAGGAGCTAACTGGAC ATTTGCGACCCTGGATGGAAATTCTGTTCTACAGTTAGACCCTGTTGTTCCTGGTGTGTTCAACGGGCCCTATCCCCTTGGAATCGACCCG ATCTGGAATCTTGCCACCAACAAGCTGACATTCCTCaactctttcaaaatgaagatGTCTGTGATCCTGGGTGTCATCCACATGCTGTTTGGAGTGTCTCTCAGTCTCTTCAACCACCT GTACTTCAAGAAGCCACTGAACATCTTTCTAGGCTTCATCCCAGAGATCGTCTTCATGTTCAGCCTGTTTGGATACCTTGCCCTGTTGGTCTTCTACAAGTGGACGGCATATGACGCCTTTACTTCCAAGGATGCTCCCAGCCTGCTCATCCACTTCATCAACATGTGTCTCTTTAACTACAATGACCCTACCAACAAGCCCCTGTACAGGGGACAG ATGGGGATCCAGATTTTGTTGGTGCTGATTGCCCTTGCATGTGTACCCTGTATGCTGATTGTGAAAACAATGGTGCTTCGGCGTCAGCACCTGAGGAAAATGCAACTG GGCACACAGAAGTTCGGAGGTGTCCGGGTGGGTAACGGGCCTACGGAGGATGAGGCTGGCATCATGGATCACGACCACCTCTCCCAGCACTCAGAGGACGGAGAAGAG TTTGATTTTGGAGATGTTGCAGTCATCCAGGCTATCCATACCATAGAATACTGTCTGGGCTGCATCTCCAACACGGCTTCCTACCTGCGCCTCTGGGCCCTCAGCCTGGCTCATGCAC agctgtCGGAGGTGCTCTGGACCATGGTCATGCACCTGGGTCTGTCGTCCCGGAGCGGGGGCGGGTTCTTTGGTCTGTCAATTATCTTCTCGGCCTTTGCCACTCTCACTGTCGCCATCCTGCTTGTCATGGAGGGGCTGTCAGCCTTCCTGCACGCCCTGCGTCTGCACTG ggTGGAGTTCCAGAACAAGTTCTACTGCGGCCAGGGCTACAAGTTTTTCCCCTTCTCATTCGACAGCATCTTGGAGGGGCGATTTGACGAGTGA